In Brevibacillus brevis, a genomic segment contains:
- a CDS encoding PucR family transcriptional regulator ligand-binding domain-containing protein, producing MENQPFTVQRLLQLPLFKGVKVIAGSSGLSKEIFYVDFMETPTLTGFLRPNELILTTGYSIRHEPAMLGRLLDEMHRVGGAAVGIKTKRFLHEVPQEALQKSDLYGIPLFDIPLEITYVDMTHTVIDQILSRQAYLLREVREVNQQFTNLVLNRRTTELVVLIGHLLGCEAAVLNEHGEVESCTSRFGGTAFVEKRPVQVGSKVMGYLAISRKLGDQETFEEMCLDHAITVLAIDFTIRQSQQLHREREQESFLVELFSGSSHQEDLLRYRAQQLGISLGRYFYTMVLQPRIGGEQGGGEQPHARLYNLLVQRVNKPGNHTRKGVFINDSLIILVSTAHDSEEKQRADAEQLLRELMAPAEELPPQARMCAGIGGLREKLSDVPDSRLEAHKALSIGTYTLPKQEIVHFHEVLVEDLLLDAAGHPVLNALTSMLIEPLVAYDLEYGTELLATLSAFLRLGGNTKRVAEELFIHRNSVLYRLERINEIIQNDLTDPEVRFRLDVAIRVWKTKDIDSKSMR from the coding sequence ATGGAAAATCAGCCATTTACGGTACAGCGGCTGCTGCAGCTGCCCCTGTTTAAAGGGGTGAAAGTCATAGCGGGCTCGAGTGGATTGTCGAAGGAGATTTTTTACGTCGACTTCATGGAAACCCCGACACTGACCGGATTTCTCCGTCCGAACGAGCTGATCCTGACGACGGGCTATTCCATCCGCCACGAACCAGCCATGCTCGGCAGGCTGCTGGACGAGATGCACCGCGTGGGGGGCGCGGCGGTCGGAATCAAGACGAAGCGATTCCTTCATGAGGTGCCCCAGGAGGCGCTGCAAAAGAGCGATTTGTACGGAATTCCGCTGTTTGACATTCCGCTCGAAATTACCTACGTCGACATGACGCATACGGTCATCGACCAGATTCTCAGCCGGCAGGCGTATTTGCTGCGCGAAGTGAGGGAAGTCAATCAGCAGTTCACCAATCTGGTGCTGAATCGGCGGACGACCGAGCTGGTGGTCTTGATCGGGCATTTGCTGGGATGCGAGGCGGCTGTTCTCAATGAACACGGGGAGGTGGAGAGCTGCACCTCGCGCTTCGGCGGGACGGCCTTCGTCGAAAAGCGACCGGTGCAGGTGGGGAGCAAAGTCATGGGGTATCTGGCCATTTCCCGAAAGCTCGGGGACCAGGAGACCTTTGAGGAAATGTGCCTCGATCACGCGATCACGGTGCTCGCCATCGATTTCACGATTCGCCAGTCTCAGCAGCTGCATCGGGAGAGAGAGCAGGAGTCGTTTTTGGTGGAGCTGTTTTCCGGCTCGTCCCACCAGGAGGACTTGCTGCGTTATCGCGCTCAACAGCTGGGCATTTCGCTCGGCCGTTATTTTTACACGATGGTGCTTCAACCGAGGATCGGAGGGGAACAGGGGGGCGGAGAGCAGCCGCATGCCAGGTTGTACAACCTGCTGGTCCAGCGGGTAAACAAGCCGGGGAACCATACGCGCAAAGGCGTGTTTATCAATGACTCCTTGATCATCCTGGTCTCCACTGCTCACGACTCGGAAGAAAAGCAGAGGGCGGATGCAGAGCAGCTGTTGCGCGAGCTGATGGCCCCTGCGGAAGAGCTCCCACCCCAAGCTCGGATGTGCGCCGGAATCGGAGGCTTGCGAGAGAAGCTGTCAGACGTTCCGGATAGCCGTCTGGAGGCTCACAAGGCCCTATCCATCGGCACCTACACCTTGCCGAAGCAGGAAATCGTCCATTTTCATGAGGTGCTGGTGGAGGATTTGCTGCTGGATGCCGCCGGCCATCCTGTCCTCAACGCTCTCACCTCGATGCTGATCGAGCCGCTCGTGGCGTACGACCTGGAGTACGGAACAGAGCTTTTGGCTACCCTCAGCGCGTTTCTCAGGCTGGGCGGCAATACCAAGCGGGTAGCGGAAGAGCTGTTCATCCACCGCAATTCGGTGCTGTACCGGCTTGAGAGGATCAACGAGATCATCCAGAATGACTTGACCGATCCGGAGGTGCGCTTTCGGCTGGATGTCGCCATCCGGGTGTGGAAGACGAAGGATATTGATTCCAAATCGATGAGGTAA
- a CDS encoding OPT/YSL family transporter yields MAKDKTSKEQHPSVFEPFSLLLNVGLSVFGAIIGMQLITSLGVTPSTSIIGALAAMLIARIPMEIFAKYRSIHRQNLVQTSISSATFGAANSLMIPIGIPFAMGKPELIVPMLIGAGLAMFVDTALLYKLFDSKVFPASGTWAPGVATAEAIIAGDKGGKRGALLGIGTVIGLVGSYLGVSMSAFGVAFIGNIWALAMFGIGLLLRQYSVPLFNVDVNTMYIPHGFMIGAGVVALFQVAFIIFRKKKPVAKVEAAADAVETAAYTVTDKQTSRTLGIGFLAYLVIALIVALIGGLISHMSFGMLIGFLLFAAFAAYVHELIVGIAAMHSGWFPAFAIALITLIIGMMIGFPPVALALLVGFSAATGPAFADMGYDLKTGYILRGNGADPQAELQGRKQQYFAGLIAFGVALITVAVSYHSFFGQGLVPPVDKVYASTIEAGTSPEVAKQLLLWAIPGAILQLIGGSSRQIGVMFATGLLILNPNAGWAVLAGILIRLVVSKWKGKEAESTLSILAAGFIAGDAIYSFFSSVMKFAKK; encoded by the coding sequence ATGGCCAAAGATAAGACTTCGAAAGAGCAACATCCCTCTGTTTTTGAGCCGTTTTCCCTGTTGTTGAACGTTGGCCTTTCCGTATTTGGTGCGATTATCGGGATGCAGTTGATCACTTCGCTGGGGGTCACGCCGAGCACCTCGATCATCGGGGCGCTGGCCGCGATGCTGATCGCCCGGATCCCGATGGAGATCTTCGCGAAATACCGATCGATTCACAGGCAAAACCTGGTGCAGACGTCCATTTCCTCCGCCACGTTCGGGGCGGCCAACAGCTTGATGATTCCGATCGGGATTCCCTTCGCGATGGGCAAGCCGGAGTTGATCGTCCCGATGCTGATCGGGGCAGGGCTGGCGATGTTCGTGGATACGGCGCTGCTTTACAAGCTCTTTGATTCCAAAGTGTTTCCCGCTTCCGGTACGTGGGCTCCCGGCGTCGCAACTGCCGAGGCGATTATCGCAGGCGACAAGGGCGGCAAGCGCGGTGCGCTTCTCGGAATCGGTACAGTCATTGGTTTGGTCGGTTCTTACCTGGGCGTATCGATGTCCGCATTCGGGGTCGCCTTCATCGGAAACATTTGGGCGCTCGCCATGTTTGGCATCGGGCTGCTGCTTCGCCAATATTCCGTGCCGCTGTTCAACGTTGATGTAAACACGATGTATATCCCGCACGGTTTCATGATCGGTGCCGGTGTCGTTGCCTTGTTCCAGGTGGCGTTTATTATTTTCCGAAAAAAGAAACCGGTTGCAAAAGTAGAGGCCGCCGCAGACGCAGTGGAAACCGCGGCGTATACCGTGACGGACAAGCAGACTTCCCGGACGCTGGGAATCGGATTTTTGGCCTACTTGGTGATTGCCTTGATCGTCGCGCTCATCGGCGGTCTGATTTCGCACATGTCGTTTGGCATGCTGATCGGATTCTTGCTCTTCGCCGCATTCGCTGCCTATGTCCATGAGCTGATCGTCGGGATTGCCGCGATGCACTCCGGATGGTTTCCGGCTTTTGCGATCGCCTTGATCACCTTGATCATCGGGATGATGATCGGATTTCCGCCCGTGGCGCTCGCTTTGCTGGTCGGATTCAGCGCGGCGACCGGACCGGCGTTTGCCGATATGGGCTACGACCTGAAAACCGGCTACATCCTTCGCGGCAACGGTGCAGATCCACAGGCGGAGCTGCAAGGCCGCAAGCAGCAGTACTTCGCTGGACTGATCGCGTTTGGCGTCGCCTTGATCACCGTTGCGGTATCCTATCACAGCTTTTTTGGCCAAGGCTTGGTGCCGCCGGTCGATAAAGTGTACGCCAGCACGATCGAGGCCGGCACTTCTCCGGAAGTCGCGAAGCAGCTCTTGCTGTGGGCGATACCCGGCGCGATCCTCCAACTGATCGGCGGATCGAGCCGCCAGATCGGCGTAATGTTTGCGACGGGCCTTCTGATTCTGAATCCGAACGCAGGATGGGCAGTCCTCGCAGGGATTCTGATCCGCCTCGTGGTTTCGAAATGGAAAGGCAAGGAGGCCGAGAGCACGCTCAGCATTCTGGCAGCCGGATTCATCGCCGGAGACGCGATCTACAGCTTCTTTAGCTCCGTGATGAAGTTTGCGAAGAAATAA
- a CDS encoding DUF917 family protein: MAKVTLTTSMMEAAVYGGCVLGGGGGGWLEDGLETGRLALEVGTPQLYTSDEMHDDDLLATVALVGAPAAADQYTKPMHYVRALQLLERTIGQPIKGIITNENGAGTTVNGWFQAAVTGLPVIDSPCNGRAHPTGVMGAMNLHQLDGFLSHQAAVGGKDERYHEVVVSGRLQQAAGLVRKVSVEAGGLVVVARNPVSAAYARENGAPGAIRQAIEVGEALLGSKGEAAIDAVCQKLGGRVVAEGVVDEFSLNTAGGFDVGRVVINGHELTFWNEYMTLEVNGERLGTFPDLIMTMDAETAKPIVSAEVEKGQKLAVIHVPKEHLILGATMRNPQLMASVESAVNKPILSYIFA; the protein is encoded by the coding sequence ATGGCGAAAGTGACCTTGACCACATCCATGATGGAAGCTGCCGTGTACGGCGGATGCGTATTGGGCGGCGGCGGTGGCGGCTGGCTGGAGGACGGGCTGGAAACCGGGCGCCTCGCGCTGGAAGTCGGCACCCCGCAGCTGTACACGTCCGACGAGATGCACGACGACGATTTGCTGGCGACGGTAGCGCTGGTAGGGGCACCAGCCGCCGCGGATCAATACACCAAACCGATGCACTACGTGCGGGCGTTGCAGCTGTTGGAGCGGACGATCGGCCAGCCGATCAAGGGAATCATCACCAACGAAAACGGTGCGGGCACGACGGTAAACGGCTGGTTCCAGGCGGCCGTGACCGGGCTTCCGGTAATCGATTCGCCTTGCAATGGACGAGCCCATCCGACAGGCGTGATGGGGGCGATGAACCTGCACCAGCTGGACGGATTCCTCTCTCATCAAGCGGCAGTAGGCGGAAAAGACGAGCGCTATCACGAGGTCGTCGTAAGCGGCCGCCTGCAGCAAGCGGCGGGTCTGGTCCGCAAAGTGTCCGTGGAAGCCGGCGGTTTGGTCGTCGTCGCCCGCAACCCTGTGAGCGCCGCCTACGCCAGGGAAAACGGAGCTCCCGGAGCCATTCGCCAAGCGATCGAGGTAGGGGAAGCGCTGCTCGGTTCGAAAGGGGAGGCGGCGATCGACGCCGTCTGCCAAAAGCTCGGAGGCAGAGTCGTCGCGGAGGGCGTCGTGGACGAATTTTCGCTGAATACCGCCGGCGGGTTCGATGTAGGCCGCGTCGTCATCAACGGCCACGAGCTGACATTCTGGAACGAATACATGACCTTGGAAGTAAACGGCGAGCGCCTGGGAACGTTCCCGGATCTCATCATGACGATGGATGCCGAGACAGCCAAGCCGATCGTTTCCGCCGAAGTCGAAAAAGGCCAGAAGCTCGCAGTCATCCACGTCCCGAAGGAACATTTGATTCTTGGAGCGACGATGCGCAATCCACAGCTGATGGCTTCGGTGGAAAGCGCCGTAAACAAACCGATTTTGTCCTACATCTTTGCGTAA
- a CDS encoding DUF1177 domain-containing protein has product MSWKQTITVYEALDSAYANGETIKELFRPYPEVTVSVQTVTGEEGSTDFVKIVIPGKNGKSSGGSAPTFGIVGRLGGIGARPSRIGMVSDADGAIAAVASALKLADMQKNGDVLEGDVIVSTHICPDAPTQPHEPVDFMSSPVDILTMNRYEVVPEMEALLSIDTTKGNRIINHKGIAISPTVKEGYILRVSEDLLRVMEMTTGQLPVTFPITTQDITPYGNDLFHINSILQPSVATDAPVVGVAITAQSTVPGCGTGASHEGDIALAVKFAVEVAKEYTAGVSTFYDEAEFANLLGRYGSMKMLQTMGREE; this is encoded by the coding sequence ATGTCATGGAAACAAACGATCACCGTCTATGAAGCGCTGGACAGCGCGTACGCCAACGGGGAAACCATCAAGGAACTGTTTCGCCCGTATCCCGAGGTGACGGTCAGCGTGCAAACGGTCACGGGGGAGGAAGGAAGCACCGACTTCGTCAAGATCGTGATCCCGGGCAAAAACGGGAAATCCTCTGGCGGGAGTGCGCCGACATTCGGGATCGTCGGACGATTGGGAGGCATCGGTGCACGTCCGAGCCGCATCGGGATGGTGTCCGACGCGGACGGCGCAATCGCAGCGGTTGCTTCCGCCCTGAAGCTGGCGGACATGCAGAAAAACGGCGACGTGCTCGAAGGTGATGTCATCGTCAGCACCCACATCTGCCCGGATGCTCCTACGCAGCCGCATGAGCCCGTGGACTTCATGAGTTCGCCAGTCGATATTTTGACGATGAACCGGTATGAAGTGGTACCCGAGATGGAGGCGCTTCTGTCGATCGACACGACCAAAGGGAACCGCATCATCAACCATAAAGGCATCGCCATCTCGCCGACGGTCAAGGAAGGCTATATTCTGCGCGTCAGCGAGGACCTGCTTCGCGTCATGGAAATGACGACCGGCCAGCTGCCTGTCACATTCCCGATCACGACGCAGGACATCACGCCGTACGGCAACGACCTGTTCCACATCAACAGCATCCTGCAGCCGTCCGTCGCTACGGACGCACCGGTCGTAGGCGTAGCCATCACTGCACAGAGCACCGTTCCCGGCTGCGGCACAGGTGCGAGCCACGAAGGGGACATCGCCCTTGCCGTCAAATTCGCGGTTGAAGTCGCGAAAGAGTACACGGCTGGCGTCTCCACCTTCTACGACGAAGCCGAGTTCGCCAATTTGCTGGGCCGCTACGGTTCGATGAAAATGCTGCAAACGATGGGCAGAGAAGAATAA
- a CDS encoding ADP-ribosylglycohydrolase family protein, with protein sequence MEKYTGSLLGLAIGDALGATLEFCRPGTFEPIQEIVGGGVHDLEPGEWTDDTSMALCLAESLLHAGGFDPHDQMMRYVKWYREGYMSSKDHCFDIGNATREALHTFEKNGEPFSGSRDPWSAGNGSIMRLAPVPLYYEQDPILALEMCARSSLTTHAAKAAVDACKYLGGLIIGAVRGVSKDELLSEFYSPVPGYWSTERLAPELSPVAKGSYKKKGASQVKGSGYVVESLEAALWAFHHGSTFEEGLLLAVNLGDDADTTGAVYGQIAGAYYGRSGLPERMIHVIKQREFIESVAERLWRQKYTLT encoded by the coding sequence TTGGAGAAATATACAGGAAGCTTGCTTGGCCTTGCGATTGGAGATGCGCTGGGCGCCACGCTCGAGTTTTGCAGACCAGGTACATTCGAACCGATCCAGGAGATCGTGGGCGGCGGCGTGCATGACCTCGAACCCGGTGAGTGGACGGACGACACTTCGATGGCTCTCTGTCTGGCAGAAAGTTTGCTGCACGCTGGCGGCTTCGACCCGCATGATCAAATGATGCGCTATGTGAAATGGTACCGAGAAGGCTACATGAGCAGCAAAGACCATTGTTTTGACATCGGCAATGCCACTAGGGAAGCCTTGCATACGTTTGAAAAAAACGGAGAGCCTTTCTCTGGCTCTAGGGATCCATGGTCCGCCGGGAACGGCTCGATCATGCGGCTTGCCCCTGTCCCATTGTACTATGAGCAAGACCCGATCCTTGCGCTAGAAATGTGTGCCCGCAGCTCGCTCACGACACATGCGGCAAAAGCAGCAGTCGACGCGTGCAAATATTTGGGCGGATTGATCATCGGTGCGGTTCGAGGCGTTTCCAAGGACGAGCTTCTCTCCGAATTCTATTCGCCTGTCCCTGGTTATTGGTCCACAGAGAGGTTGGCTCCAGAGCTCTCCCCCGTCGCAAAGGGCTCCTATAAAAAGAAAGGCGCCTCACAAGTAAAAGGATCGGGATACGTAGTAGAGTCGTTGGAAGCGGCGCTTTGGGCTTTCCATCACGGCTCCACATTTGAAGAGGGGCTCCTGCTGGCAGTCAATCTGGGAGACGATGCCGATACGACCGGGGCGGTCTACGGCCAGATCGCGGGGGCCTACTACGGAAGAAGCGGCTTGCCTGAGCGGATGATCCATGTCATCAAGCAACGAGAGTTCATCGAATCCGTCGCCGAACGGTTATGGAGGCAGAAATATACCCTTACATGA